The Sandaracinaceae bacterium genome contains a region encoding:
- a CDS encoding AAA family ATPase, translating to MSDWVAPTVGQLRDLEVLVNAHHPLWVIESVEEDRVRTLLAHLADRVGLPLFVWHPATGLARVDAPPSPGSPGTDTPKGCLAFIEQANMEALFYLPSFPLDGEEPAVPARVKEIYKRYFKHRGALVITTPELQLPRGLEPLFTHVELHPPTPEAYHRFITQVVRDIGARRAVKVDMTPEDVSALLNALHGLTFFEVQKIITQAVVEDGALTRADLARVMDAKRRIVERSGVLEYFPHDHELGEVAGLGNLKRWLRKRRAAFTDPVRAKEFGLTAPRGLLLLGVQGCGKSLCAKAVASEWGLPLLRLDPSNLYQKYFGESERNLKRAIQTAESMAPVVLWLDEIEKALGQGDQDGGTSQRVFGTFLAWLQEKKESVFVIATANDISKLPPELLRKGRFDEIFFVDLPDAATRADILGVHLQKRGREPRAFDLLTLGARAEGFSGAELEQVVVSALFSAFSENVDIDDEYLAREIDGTRPLSVTMAEKIAELRTWARERAVRADD from the coding sequence ATGAGCGACTGGGTAGCCCCGACCGTGGGCCAGCTGCGCGACCTCGAGGTCCTGGTGAACGCCCACCACCCCCTGTGGGTCATCGAGAGCGTCGAGGAGGACCGCGTGCGCACGCTCCTCGCGCACCTGGCCGACCGTGTGGGGCTGCCGCTGTTCGTGTGGCACCCCGCGACCGGGCTCGCCCGCGTGGACGCCCCGCCCAGCCCTGGCTCCCCAGGCACGGACACACCCAAGGGCTGCCTCGCGTTCATCGAGCAGGCCAACATGGAGGCCCTCTTCTACCTCCCGAGCTTTCCGCTGGACGGAGAGGAGCCCGCGGTTCCAGCGCGCGTGAAGGAGATCTACAAGCGCTACTTCAAGCACCGCGGGGCGCTGGTGATCACCACGCCCGAGCTCCAGCTGCCGCGCGGGCTCGAGCCCCTCTTCACGCACGTGGAGCTGCACCCACCCACGCCCGAGGCGTACCACCGGTTCATCACGCAGGTGGTGCGCGACATCGGCGCGCGGCGCGCCGTCAAGGTGGACATGACGCCCGAGGATGTGAGCGCGCTGCTCAACGCGCTGCACGGGCTGACCTTCTTCGAGGTGCAGAAGATCATCACGCAGGCGGTGGTGGAGGACGGGGCGCTCACTCGGGCCGACCTCGCGCGCGTGATGGACGCCAAGCGGCGCATCGTGGAGCGCTCGGGGGTGCTGGAGTACTTTCCGCACGATCACGAGCTGGGCGAGGTGGCCGGCCTCGGCAACCTCAAGCGCTGGCTGCGCAAGCGGCGCGCGGCCTTCACCGACCCCGTGCGCGCCAAGGAGTTCGGGCTGACGGCGCCGCGCGGGCTCCTGCTGCTGGGGGTGCAGGGTTGCGGCAAGAGCCTGTGCGCCAAGGCCGTCGCCAGCGAGTGGGGCCTGCCGCTGCTGCGCCTGGACCCTTCCAACCTCTATCAGAAGTACTTCGGGGAGTCGGAGCGCAACCTCAAGCGCGCCATCCAGACGGCGGAGTCCATGGCGCCGGTGGTGCTGTGGCTCGACGAGATCGAGAAGGCGCTCGGCCAGGGGGACCAGGATGGCGGGACGAGCCAGCGCGTGTTCGGTACCTTCCTCGCGTGGTTGCAGGAGAAGAAGGAGAGCGTGTTCGTGATCGCCACGGCGAACGACATCTCCAAGCTACCGCCCGAGCTGCTGCGCAAGGGGCGCTTCGACGAGATCTTTTTCGTCGACCTGCCGGACGCCGCCACGCGCGCCGACATCCTCGGCGTACACCTGCAGAAGCGAGGCCGCGAGCCGCGCGCCTTCGACCTGCTCACGCTCGGCGCACGCGCCGAGGGCTTCAGCGGCGCGGAGCTGGAGCAGGTGGTGGTGTCCGCGTTGTTCAGCGCGTTCTCCGAGAACGTGGACATCGACGACGAGTACCTGGCGCGCGAGATCGACGGAACGCGCCCGCTGTCGGTCACGATGGCCGAGAAGATCGCCGAGCTGCGCACCTGGGCACGCGAGCGGGCCGTGCGCGCCGACGATTGA
- a CDS encoding alpha-ketoglutarate-dependent dioxygenase AlkB, producing MPPRNLLPRDGEVHDHGRLYAETEATALLTQLCEAVPFRPDELVIAGKRVVTSRLVAWYGDDGAEYGYSGATKVALPFTPTLRAVKERVERAAGCTFNACLLNLYPTGQEGMSWHSDDEPALGRSPIIASLSLGAARRFDFRHKRDREKVSVTLEHGQLLVMRGVTQHHWRHALPKTAKVHSVRVNLTFRTILLGRPERP from the coding sequence ATGCCGCCGCGCAACCTGCTGCCGCGCGATGGCGAGGTGCACGACCACGGCCGGCTCTACGCCGAAACCGAGGCCACCGCGCTGCTCACTCAGCTGTGCGAGGCCGTGCCCTTCCGGCCGGACGAGCTGGTCATCGCGGGCAAGCGCGTGGTCACGTCGCGGCTGGTGGCCTGGTACGGCGACGACGGCGCGGAGTACGGCTACTCGGGCGCGACCAAGGTGGCGCTGCCCTTCACGCCCACGCTGCGCGCGGTGAAGGAGCGCGTGGAGCGCGCCGCGGGCTGCACGTTCAACGCGTGCCTGCTCAACCTCTACCCCACGGGGCAGGAGGGCATGAGCTGGCACAGCGACGACGAGCCCGCCCTCGGCCGGAGCCCCATCATCGCGTCGCTCAGCCTGGGCGCCGCGCGCCGCTTCGACTTCCGGCACAAGCGCGACCGCGAGAAGGTCTCGGTCACGCTCGAGCACGGCCAGCTGCTGGTCATGCGCGGGGTCACGCAGCACCACTGGCGGCACGCGCTGCCCAAGACGGCGAAGGTGCACTCCGTGCGCGTCAACCTCACGTTCCGCACCATCCTCCTCGGCAGGCCCGAGCGCCCGTGA
- a CDS encoding ABC transporter permease has protein sequence MWRYLTVRSLRAFATVVGVVTLVFLLVRLVPGDPVDAILGDQASPEERAALRESLHLDAPLPQQYAHFVGDVLDGSLGHSFRNPARSVGSLIAEVLPATAALAFAALALAFGIALPLGVIAAARRGTAADALASTVAVLGLAIPNIWLGPLLILAFAVELRWLPLPGDDALGLEGLLLPAITLGTALAAILTRQTRASMLDVYQEQYVLAARARGLAEWQVATKHVLRNALLPVLTIGAAQLGALLSGAVVTEKVFERAGLGQLFLDAFFARDMPVVQGCVLVVAITYVVLNIAVDLLYVVADPRVRLT, from the coding sequence GTGTGGCGCTACCTCACCGTCCGCTCGCTGCGCGCCTTCGCCACCGTGGTGGGGGTGGTCACGCTGGTGTTCCTGCTGGTGCGCCTGGTCCCGGGCGACCCGGTCGACGCCATCCTCGGTGACCAGGCCAGCCCCGAGGAGCGCGCGGCACTGAGAGAGAGCCTGCACCTGGACGCGCCGCTGCCGCAGCAGTACGCGCACTTCGTCGGCGACGTGCTGGACGGGTCGCTGGGGCACTCCTTCCGCAACCCGGCCCGCTCGGTGGGCTCGCTCATCGCCGAGGTGCTGCCCGCCACCGCCGCGCTCGCCTTCGCCGCGCTCGCGTTGGCGTTCGGGATCGCCCTGCCGCTCGGGGTCATCGCCGCGGCCCGCCGAGGGACAGCTGCCGATGCGCTCGCGTCCACCGTGGCCGTGCTGGGCTTGGCCATCCCCAACATCTGGCTGGGTCCGCTCTTGATCTTGGCGTTCGCCGTGGAGCTGCGCTGGCTGCCGCTGCCGGGTGACGACGCGCTGGGCCTCGAGGGGCTGCTCTTGCCCGCCATCACCCTCGGGACCGCGCTCGCGGCCATCCTCACGCGGCAGACGCGCGCGTCCATGCTGGACGTGTACCAGGAGCAATACGTACTGGCGGCGCGCGCTCGAGGCCTGGCCGAGTGGCAGGTGGCCACGAAGCACGTGCTGCGCAACGCGCTCCTGCCCGTGCTGACCATCGGCGCCGCGCAGCTGGGCGCGCTCTTGTCGGGCGCGGTCGTGACCGAGAAGGTGTTCGAGCGCGCGGGGCTCGGGCAGCTGTTCCTGGACGCGTTCTTCGCGCGGGACATGCCGGTGGTGCAGGGCTGCGTGCTGGTGGTGGCCATCACCTACGTGGTGCTCAACATCGCGGTGGACCTCCTCTACGTGGTGGCCGACCCACGCGTGAGGCTCACGTGA
- a CDS encoding ABC transporter permease, producing MKRLLARLGLVLVGGFFVLGVVGPWLAPRDPQAIDLAHQFEAPSSGHWLGTADNGVDLLSALLHGARLASVVSLSVVCVSVVVGVLLGALAGYLGGRVDHALSAVTDVFQAFPGILLNIAILALVAEPGLLHLIVALSVSGWVLYARVARAATLSLKQLAFVDAARALGASDVRILLRHIVPNLAGPIVIQATAGLGGVILAESTLSFLGLGPGVAVSWGALLDQGSSVLLRFPHVALISGGCIAVTVLGFQLAGDALRDTLDPRG from the coding sequence GTGAAGCGGCTGCTCGCGCGTCTGGGCCTCGTGCTGGTGGGTGGCTTCTTCGTGCTGGGTGTGGTGGGCCCGTGGCTCGCGCCCCGGGACCCACAGGCCATCGACCTCGCGCACCAGTTCGAGGCGCCGTCCAGTGGGCACTGGCTGGGCACGGCGGACAACGGCGTGGACCTGCTGAGCGCGCTCCTGCATGGGGCCCGGCTGGCGAGCGTGGTGTCGCTGAGCGTCGTGTGCGTGTCCGTCGTGGTCGGGGTCCTGCTGGGCGCGCTGGCGGGATACCTGGGGGGCCGCGTGGACCACGCGCTGTCGGCCGTGACCGACGTGTTCCAAGCGTTCCCAGGCATCTTGCTCAACATCGCCATCCTCGCGCTGGTGGCCGAGCCGGGGCTGCTGCACCTCATCGTCGCGCTCAGCGTGTCTGGCTGGGTGCTCTACGCGCGGGTGGCGCGCGCCGCGACGCTCAGCTTGAAACAGCTGGCGTTCGTGGACGCTGCGCGGGCGCTGGGCGCCAGCGACGTGCGCATCCTCTTGCGCCACATCGTGCCCAACCTCGCGGGGCCCATCGTCATCCAGGCCACGGCGGGCCTGGGCGGAGTCATCCTGGCCGAGTCCACCCTCTCGTTCCTGGGCCTCGGCCCGGGCGTGGCCGTCTCGTGGGGCGCGCTCTTGGACCAAGGGAGCAGCGTGCTCTTGCGCTTCCCGCACGTGGCGCTCATCAGCGGCGGCTGCATCGCCGTGACCGTGCTGGGCTTCCAGCTGGCGGGCGACGCGCTGCGTGACACGCTCGACCCCCGCGGCTGA
- a CDS encoding phytanoyl-CoA dioxygenase family protein, whose product MTSTNGDAARYAEQGFLTRLPGLSATEAKGFLDQLLAIEAEQERLHRRRFALGRQWRERGFRPHERADHPLREWLGTMARHPAIGDAVARVLGEDLLVRNADIVIRPARSLFGSAWHRDTAQTGPGVDRMVTAWVALTPATRMNGCMRFIAGSHRRPPARRTGFSLDPRPRLRQLIDPELREDAWIDLEHEAWNELDAGQISLHHMRTLHGSGTNWTGSPRVALVLRFLADDVDPSVAGCGEAMLVRGRHRNRNIALREAVTMQWSP is encoded by the coding sequence GTGACCAGCACGAACGGCGACGCAGCGCGCTACGCGGAGCAGGGCTTTCTGACCCGGCTGCCAGGCTTGAGCGCCACGGAGGCCAAGGGCTTTCTCGATCAGCTGCTCGCGATCGAGGCCGAACAGGAACGCCTCCACCGGCGTCGGTTCGCCCTCGGAAGGCAGTGGCGCGAGCGTGGCTTTCGTCCCCACGAGCGAGCCGACCACCCGCTCCGTGAGTGGCTCGGCACGATGGCGCGACACCCGGCGATCGGCGACGCCGTGGCACGCGTGCTCGGCGAGGATCTCCTGGTCCGCAACGCCGACATCGTCATCCGTCCGGCGCGCTCGCTGTTCGGCTCGGCGTGGCACCGCGACACGGCGCAGACGGGTCCGGGAGTGGACCGCATGGTGACCGCGTGGGTCGCCCTCACCCCCGCGACGAGGATGAACGGTTGCATGCGGTTCATCGCTGGGTCCCATCGCCGCCCGCCCGCCCGTCGGACGGGCTTCTCCCTGGACCCCCGCCCGCGCCTACGCCAGCTCATCGACCCCGAGCTGCGCGAGGACGCATGGATCGACCTCGAGCACGAGGCCTGGAACGAGCTCGACGCGGGTCAGATCTCACTCCACCACATGCGCACGCTGCACGGCTCCGGGACCAACTGGACGGGCTCTCCGCGGGTCGCCCTCGTCCTCCGCTTCCTGGCAGACGACGTCGACCCGTCGGTCGCGGGCTGCGGTGAAGCGATGTTGGTGCGGGGCCGTCACCGGAACCGGAACATCGCGCTGCGTGAGGCCGTGACGATGCAGTGGTCGCCTTGA
- a CDS encoding 2OG-Fe(II) oxygenase produces the protein MPGQSPVHPSVELGRHATAYAAAPAFPHIVLDHFLREDVAARAFDAFPQLGTDDWTAYTHFNEKKYGNTKLDSFPAPLREVVEHLNSPTFVAQLSALTGVPDLIPDPGLEGGGLHQSPPGGFLNVHADFTAHPHHRGWRRRVNLLLYLNPHHEPAWGGALELWDRSMQRCCATIEPVFNRAVIFNTDVDTFHGHPDPYACPPHEARRSIALYYFTAGEPVVVKSTEYRARPTDATTKRALIWADKMLLRVYDRVKRVTGIDDRLASRVLAWVDRHTRR, from the coding sequence ATGCCCGGCCAGTCACCCGTCCACCCCAGCGTCGAGCTCGGCCGACACGCCACGGCCTACGCGGCGGCGCCCGCTTTTCCTCACATCGTCCTCGACCACTTCTTGCGAGAGGACGTCGCTGCGCGTGCGTTCGACGCGTTCCCGCAGCTCGGCACCGACGACTGGACCGCGTACACCCACTTCAACGAGAAGAAGTACGGGAACACGAAGCTCGACTCGTTCCCCGCGCCGCTCCGCGAGGTCGTCGAGCACCTGAACTCGCCGACGTTCGTGGCCCAGCTGTCGGCGCTCACGGGCGTCCCGGACCTCATCCCGGATCCGGGGCTCGAGGGAGGTGGCTTGCACCAGAGTCCGCCGGGCGGCTTCCTCAACGTCCATGCGGACTTCACCGCGCACCCCCATCACCGCGGTTGGCGACGGCGCGTGAACCTCTTGCTCTACCTGAACCCGCATCACGAGCCTGCCTGGGGCGGGGCGCTCGAGCTGTGGGACCGCAGCATGCAGCGTTGCTGCGCCACGATCGAGCCGGTCTTCAACCGCGCCGTCATCTTCAACACGGACGTCGACACGTTCCACGGACACCCCGATCCCTACGCCTGCCCGCCTCACGAGGCGCGCCGCTCGATCGCCCTGTACTACTTCACGGCCGGTGAGCCGGTGGTGGTGAAGTCGACCGAGTACCGCGCGCGCCCCACCGACGCAACGACCAAGCGCGCCCTCATCTGGGCGGACAAGATGTTGCTGCGCGTCTACGACCGTGTGAAGCGCGTCACGGGTATCGACGACCGTCTCGCGAGTCGGGTGCTCGCCTGGGTGGACCGCCACACGCGTCGCTAG
- a CDS encoding glycosyltransferase family 39 protein yields MLSIAGVAICLWSAPDSVFGDEGDLIRPARDHARGIYDHRVKYPSFALHLYGQSFRLAGVLEDFDACLRMARVLNALLFGLGIVLSYAVARRLISARGALVAALLFATTPVIMVYAPYVKTEPVLIVETLLCMYAVLRVAEEPSRLRWHALAGLCAGLAMATKISVYPGLMYAAWLLVNVARRSPPAWHAVGLFVLVAITSMLVTWTNLSILPQMWDYWQDDPYFQPNASPFRAVPGLRAFPWDRYTTFFIVTLPLSIGWPMMATVAWSARLSVHRSAFGYAIGGATLVTLVLSLQATMLRVPHGFMTLYLWAVITSSVVIERLRLSEVRWRRAASVGALVSLLGMSAATIADLTQSNPEHEAERFMTGDDVMLLLYARSREPDRETIRSQVERTAPRRIVVMSSYLHNMCKYRDHALYEDNCRYYHALLAGETPFHHVTDLPMLIPLAFLAVDPDVRDARFLVFERDPTPASQDGTTEGFGR; encoded by the coding sequence ATGCTCTCGATCGCGGGCGTGGCCATCTGCCTGTGGAGCGCCCCTGACAGTGTGTTCGGCGACGAGGGCGACCTCATCCGACCCGCCCGAGACCATGCGCGCGGGATCTACGACCATCGCGTCAAATACCCGAGCTTTGCGCTGCACCTCTACGGGCAGAGCTTCCGACTCGCTGGCGTCCTCGAGGACTTCGACGCATGCCTGCGGATGGCGCGGGTCCTCAACGCGTTGCTCTTCGGGTTGGGGATCGTGCTTTCGTACGCGGTCGCGCGGCGCCTGATCTCGGCAAGGGGCGCGCTCGTCGCAGCGCTGCTCTTCGCGACGACCCCCGTGATCATGGTCTACGCGCCGTACGTGAAGACGGAGCCGGTGCTGATCGTGGAGACGCTGCTCTGCATGTACGCCGTGCTGCGGGTCGCGGAGGAGCCCTCGCGGTTGCGCTGGCACGCGCTGGCGGGGCTGTGCGCGGGGCTGGCCATGGCGACGAAGATCAGCGTCTATCCGGGCCTGATGTATGCCGCCTGGCTGCTCGTGAACGTCGCCCGTCGCTCGCCGCCCGCGTGGCATGCGGTGGGGCTGTTCGTGCTCGTCGCCATCACCTCCATGCTGGTCACCTGGACGAACCTCTCGATCCTCCCGCAGATGTGGGACTACTGGCAGGACGACCCATACTTCCAACCCAATGCTTCGCCCTTCCGCGCCGTCCCTGGACTGCGCGCGTTCCCTTGGGACCGGTACACGACGTTCTTCATCGTCACGCTGCCGCTCAGCATTGGGTGGCCCATGATGGCGACCGTGGCGTGGAGCGCGCGCCTGTCCGTTCATCGTTCAGCGTTCGGATACGCCATCGGTGGAGCGACCCTCGTCACGCTGGTGCTCTCCCTGCAAGCGACGATGCTCCGCGTACCCCACGGCTTCATGACGCTCTACCTGTGGGCCGTGATCACGTCGTCCGTCGTGATCGAGCGGCTGCGCCTGAGCGAAGTGCGCTGGCGACGTGCTGCTTCGGTGGGTGCGCTCGTCTCGCTGCTGGGCATGTCGGCGGCGACCATCGCGGATCTGACCCAGAGCAACCCCGAGCACGAAGCCGAGCGCTTCATGACGGGCGACGACGTCATGCTGTTGCTCTACGCGCGCAGCCGTGAGCCCGACCGCGAGACCATCCGCAGCCAGGTCGAACGCACGGCTCCCAGGCGCATCGTCGTGATGAGCTCGTACCTCCACAACATGTGCAAGTACCGTGACCACGCGCTCTACGAAGACAACTGCCGGTACTATCACGCGCTCCTCGCGGGGGAGACCCCCTTCCACCACGTGACCGACCTCCCGATGTTGATCCCCCTCGCCTTCTTGGCCGTCGACCCCGACGTCCGCGACGCGCGCTTCTTGGTCTTCGAGCGCGACCCCACACCCGCCTCGCAGGACGGCACGACCGAGGGGTTCGGTCGATGA
- a CDS encoding glycosyltransferase family 2 protein, protein MIHGKRVGIVMPAYNAAATVSDVLARVPEGLADEVLLVDDASTDGTASVARALGIDVIEHAQNRGYGANQKTCYDAMLARGVDVVAMLHPDDQYSGALLPELVTPIVDGEYDLMLGSRFCGLDPRDGGMPQYKFVMNRLLTWSQNRAMGTRLSEFHTGYRVFASAALARIPYHLNRDDFVFDAEMLAQAVCLGHRIGEVPSPARYFAGASSIGFRESVRYGLGVVSVTVRAWAHRRGVLDDERFPLG, encoded by the coding sequence ATGATCCACGGGAAGCGTGTCGGGATCGTGATGCCCGCCTACAACGCCGCGGCCACCGTCTCGGACGTCCTCGCGCGGGTCCCCGAGGGGCTGGCCGACGAAGTGCTGCTGGTCGATGACGCCAGCACGGACGGAACGGCAAGCGTGGCTCGCGCGCTCGGCATCGACGTCATCGAGCACGCGCAGAACCGAGGCTACGGCGCCAACCAGAAGACCTGCTACGACGCGATGCTCGCGCGGGGCGTAGACGTCGTGGCCATGTTGCACCCCGACGATCAGTATTCGGGCGCGCTCTTGCCAGAGCTCGTGACGCCCATCGTCGATGGGGAGTACGACTTGATGCTTGGCTCGCGCTTCTGCGGCTTGGATCCGCGCGACGGGGGGATGCCGCAGTACAAGTTCGTGATGAACCGGCTGCTGACGTGGTCGCAGAACCGCGCCATGGGCACGCGGTTGAGCGAGTTCCACACGGGCTACCGCGTGTTCGCCAGCGCCGCGCTCGCTCGGATCCCGTACCACCTCAACCGCGACGACTTCGTCTTCGACGCGGAGATGCTGGCGCAGGCCGTGTGTCTGGGGCATCGCATCGGCGAGGTGCCGTCCCCAGCCCGCTACTTCGCGGGCGCATCGTCCATCGGTTTCCGCGAGAGCGTGCGCTACGGACTCGGCGTCGTGAGCGTCACGGTGCGCGCATGGGCCCACCGGCGCGGCGTGCTGGACGACGAGCGCTTCCCGCTCGGCTGA
- a CDS encoding SMI1/KNR4 family protein, whose product MYGPRYRALFELLYGRAPTGLERSVIEAAEERLGFPIPPPLRDFHLVCGGEDHLTSAYNIIVPPRLLEREDGRLVFCEEHQGVCVWGCTPWGENPDAEVGNVLPDDSLEWHAEGATLGSFLSVLVLLQTAWGGFEFVEQLPSSQAALVDAGIEWDRVVRHRELTIYVADGTVAAAFDDHPSITGAGRTAAHLERLMALTSP is encoded by the coding sequence ATGTACGGCCCCCGTTACCGCGCACTCTTCGAGCTGCTCTATGGCAGAGCGCCTACCGGGCTCGAGCGCAGCGTCATCGAAGCGGCCGAGGAACGACTGGGGTTCCCCATCCCTCCGCCGCTCCGCGACTTCCATCTCGTGTGCGGCGGCGAGGACCATCTTACGAGCGCGTACAACATCATCGTTCCCCCCCGCCTCTTAGAACGCGAAGACGGTCGGCTGGTGTTCTGCGAGGAACACCAGGGCGTCTGCGTATGGGGTTGCACGCCATGGGGCGAGAACCCGGACGCGGAGGTAGGCAACGTCCTCCCGGATGACTCCCTGGAGTGGCACGCGGAAGGGGCGACCCTGGGTAGCTTTCTTTCTGTCTTGGTGCTCCTCCAGACTGCGTGGGGCGGCTTCGAGTTCGTCGAACAGCTGCCATCGAGCCAGGCCGCCCTCGTCGACGCTGGCATCGAGTGGGACCGCGTGGTGCGGCACCGAGAGCTGACAATCTACGTGGCGGATGGGACCGTGGCCGCGGCGTTCGACGACCATCCGAGCATCACAGGCGCCGGTCGGACGGCAGCACACCTCGAGCGCCTGATGGCGCTCACGTCGCCGTGA
- a CDS encoding DUF2314 domain-containing protein, which translates to MSHEHIRSVEQDASMDAANAVARGTFKFLWRELSWEYRRIMCALELSAVKMPFENPAPGPGESEIEQMWVGDITFDGHVVRGTLLNDARSIASLRAGAPAEQPLSEISDWLYAMRGRAYGAFTVQVIRASMSRSERGGHDRAWGFDFGDPAEIALAPAPEAARSGWKLFAKKTPLRTAAELEREDHPMCLNMVPKMLEALSSDPSIVSQVDADGWTLLQREALAGNAAMVRGLLDHGAPRDARTPLGDTALDLAQRMGWPLVVEALEAQ; encoded by the coding sequence ATGAGCCACGAACATATTCGAAGCGTCGAGCAAGACGCGAGCATGGATGCCGCCAACGCCGTGGCGCGTGGGACCTTCAAGTTCCTCTGGCGCGAGCTCTCCTGGGAGTACCGCCGCATCATGTGTGCGTTGGAGCTGTCCGCGGTGAAGATGCCGTTCGAGAACCCCGCGCCCGGGCCGGGTGAGTCGGAGATCGAGCAGATGTGGGTCGGTGACATCACGTTCGACGGGCACGTGGTGCGTGGGACGCTGCTGAATGACGCGCGCTCCATCGCTAGTCTACGCGCGGGAGCTCCGGCGGAGCAGCCTCTGAGCGAGATCAGCGACTGGCTGTACGCGATGCGCGGGCGCGCCTACGGCGCGTTCACGGTGCAAGTCATCCGCGCCAGCATGTCGCGCTCGGAGCGCGGCGGGCACGACCGCGCGTGGGGCTTCGACTTCGGCGACCCGGCCGAGATCGCGCTCGCCCCCGCACCCGAGGCGGCGCGCTCGGGGTGGAAGCTCTTCGCCAAGAAGACGCCCTTGCGGACGGCGGCCGAGCTGGAGCGCGAAGACCACCCCATGTGCCTGAACATGGTCCCCAAGATGCTGGAGGCGCTCTCGAGCGACCCGAGCATCGTGAGCCAGGTCGACGCAGACGGCTGGACGCTGCTGCAGCGCGAGGCCCTGGCAGGCAACGCCGCCATGGTGCGCGGGCTGCTCGACCACGGTGCCCCGCGCGACGCGCGCACCCCGCTCGGGGACACCGCGCTCGACTTGGCGCAGCGCATGGGCTGGCCGCTCGTCGTGGAGGCGCTCGAGGCGCAGTAG
- a CDS encoding acetyl-CoA hydrolase/transferase family protein, protein MLPLRLVTLPSLRSARRGATFTCVTTHHATPHDAVACIQSGQRVFVHGGMATPHALLGALVERAGELRDVELMHLHVSGDAPHADAQYGESFRVANLFVGENVRRRLDYERVDYLPCFLSEIPQLFRSRRRAIDVALIHVSPPDVHGYCTLGVSVDVVRAALDVAEVVVAQVNPQMPRVHGDGFVHVRDIDHLVHVDAPLPELPQRELTDTERAIGVHVASLVEDGATLQMGIGAIPDASLLALRGHRHLGIHSEMWADGVLPLIECGAVDNSRKHIHAGKTVSGFVMGSRKLYDFIDDNPAVVQLDIGYVNNVTVIARNPRVTAINSAVEVDLTGQVCADSIGERIISGVGGQMDFIRGASLSERGKPIIALPSRTSHGRPRIVPQLALGAGVVTTRAHVHYVVTEWGVADLYGRTLRERAHALMNIAHPDDREALAAAWHARASQS, encoded by the coding sequence ATGCTCCCTTTGCGACTCGTCACGCTTCCGTCGTTGCGGTCCGCGCGCCGAGGCGCCACCTTCACGTGCGTGACCACTCATCACGCGACTCCTCACGACGCCGTTGCTTGCATCCAGTCCGGCCAGCGCGTCTTCGTCCATGGCGGCATGGCTACGCCTCACGCGCTCTTGGGGGCGCTCGTCGAGCGGGCGGGCGAGCTGCGCGACGTGGAGCTCATGCACCTGCACGTCTCCGGTGACGCGCCCCACGCGGACGCGCAGTACGGCGAGAGCTTCCGCGTGGCCAACCTGTTCGTGGGTGAGAACGTGCGCCGGCGCCTCGACTACGAGCGGGTGGACTACCTGCCCTGCTTCCTGTCGGAGATCCCGCAGCTGTTCCGCTCGCGCCGGCGCGCCATCGACGTCGCGCTCATCCACGTGTCGCCCCCCGACGTTCACGGCTACTGCACGCTGGGCGTGAGCGTGGACGTGGTGCGCGCGGCCCTCGACGTGGCCGAGGTGGTGGTGGCCCAGGTCAACCCGCAGATGCCGCGCGTGCACGGGGACGGCTTCGTGCACGTGCGCGACATCGACCACCTGGTGCACGTGGACGCGCCCCTGCCCGAGCTACCCCAGCGCGAGCTGACGGACACCGAGCGCGCCATCGGTGTGCACGTAGCGAGCTTGGTGGAGGACGGAGCGACGCTGCAGATGGGCATCGGCGCCATCCCCGACGCCAGCTTGCTGGCGCTGCGCGGCCATCGTCACCTCGGCATCCACAGCGAGATGTGGGCCGACGGGGTGCTGCCGCTGATCGAGTGCGGCGCCGTCGACAACTCCCGCAAGCACATCCACGCGGGCAAGACCGTGTCGGGTTTCGTGATGGGGTCGCGCAAGCTCTACGACTTCATCGACGACAACCCCGCCGTGGTGCAGCTGGACATCGGGTACGTCAACAACGTGACGGTCATCGCCCGCAACCCGCGCGTCACGGCCATCAACTCGGCCGTCGAGGTGGACCTCACGGGGCAGGTCTGCGCGGACTCCATCGGCGAGCGCATCATCTCGGGCGTGGGCGGGCAGATGGACTTCATCCGCGGCGCCTCGCTGTCGGAGCGCGGCAAGCCCATCATCGCGCTGCCCAGCCGCACCAGCCACGGCCGGCCGCGCATCGTGCCGCAGCTGGCCCTGGGCGCGGGCGTGGTCACCACGCGCGCGCACGTCCACTACGTCGTCACCGAGTGGGGTGTGGCGGACCTCTACGGCCGCACCCTCCGCGAGCGCGCCCACGCGCTGATGAACATCGCCCACCCCGACGACCGCGAGGCTCTCGCCGCCGCGTGGCACGCTCGCGCGTCGCAGAGCTGA